In Bacillus sp. KH172YL63, one genomic interval encodes:
- a CDS encoding DUF1292 domain-containing protein, translating to MEHGEKQITVVDEQGNEQLCEVLFTFESDKFGKSYVLYYPLGADENDEEEIEIHASAFMAGDEGQEGELKPIETEEEWDMIEEMLNTFLDEEEDAE from the coding sequence ATGGAACACGGAGAAAAGCAAATTACAGTAGTAGACGAACAAGGAAATGAGCAGTTATGCGAGGTCCTTTTCACATTTGAATCAGATAAATTCGGAAAGTCTTATGTCCTTTACTATCCACTAGGGGCAGATGAGAACGACGAAGAAGAAATCGAAATTCATGCATCTGCATTCATGGCTGGTGACGAAGGTCAAGAAGGCGAATTAAAGCCGATTGAAACAGAAGAAGAGTGGGACATGATTGAAGAAATGTTGAACACTTTCTTAGACGAAGAAGAAGACGCTGAGTAA